A genomic region of Cannabis sativa cultivar Pink pepper isolate KNU-18-1 chromosome 1, ASM2916894v1, whole genome shotgun sequence contains the following coding sequences:
- the LOC115705319 gene encoding probable 2-oxoglutarate-dependent dioxygenase AOP1: MATEIRLPIIDFSVEQVLKPGTPEWNTIRTQVRKALEEFGCFEAKFDKIPIAIRKGLFEAVEELFDLPLQTKQRNISKKLFHGYVGQYPPLPLYESIGIEDANIPENVEIFTTTLWPNNGNPTFCETIQSYCDQLSELDGIIRRMILESLGVEKYLEEHMNSTNYLLRVMKYNGPQTNETKLGLTAHTDKTISSILYQNQVDGLEVQTKDGQWFDVKPSSSHSFIAMIGDCLYAWANGRLHSPTHRVVMRGNEVRYSTALFSIPKAGYIVKAPGELVDEDNPLLFKPFDHFKFIDFFHTHAGQTALSALHSYCGM, translated from the exons ATGGCGACTGAAATTAGGCTTCCTATTATTGATTTTTCAGTTGAACAGGTGCTTAAACCGGGTACACCCGAGTGGAACACGATAAGGACCCAAGTCCGCAAAGCACTGGAAGAATTTGGTTGTTTCGAGGCAAAGTTTGATAAAATTCCAATAGCCATTCGAAAGGGCTTATTTGAGGCAGTAGAAGAACTTTTCGATCTTCCTTTACAAACCAAACAACGAAACATTTCAAAGAAACTGTTTCATGGCTATGTGGGTCAATACCCACCTCTGCCTTTGTATGAAAGCATTGGAATTGAAGATGCCAATATTCCTGAAAATGTTGAAATTTTCACTACTACTTTATGGCCCAATAATGGAAACCCAACTTTTTG TGAAACCATTCAATCTTATTGTGACCAATTATCTGAGTTGGATGGAATAATAAGAAGGATGATTTTGGAGAGTTTGGGAGTTGAGAAATACTTGGAGGAACACATGAACTCCACCAACTACCTTCTTCGAGTGATGAAATATAATGGCCCTCAAACCAATGAGACCAAGCTGGGTTTGACCGCTCACACAGATAAAACCATTAGCAGTATTTTGTATCAAAACCAAGTTGATGGGTTAGAGGTTCAAACCAAAGATGGCCAATGGTTTGATGTCAAACCCTCGTCATCTCACTCTTTCATCGCCATGATTGGAGATTGTCTTTAC gCATGGGCAAATGGAAGATTGCATTCTCCAACTCACAGAGTAGTGATGAGAGGAAATGAGGTAAGGTACTCGACGGCATTGTTTTCGATCCCAAAAGCAGGTTACATAGTGAAAGCCCCTGGAGAACTTGTTGATGAAGACAATCCTTTGTTGTTCAAGCCCTTTGACCATTTCAAATTCATTGACTTTTTTCATACCCACGCTGGTCAAACAGCCCTATCTGCTCTCCACTCCTATTGTGGCATGTGA
- the LOC115705314 gene encoding probable 2-oxoglutarate-dependent dioxygenase AOP1, translated as MGTETSLRLPIINFSVEHVELKPGTPEWNTVRSQVRKAVEEFGCFEAQFDKIPTNIRKALFDAVQQLFDLPLQTKQRNVSKMSFHGYVGQLPALPLYESMGIDDANIPENVQNFTSVLWPNNGNPTFCETMQSYCDQLSELDGIIRRMILESLGVERYLEEHMDSTNYLLRLMKYKGPQTKETKLGLKAHTDKTISSILYQNQVEGLEVQTKHGQWFSAKPSSSHSFIVILGDCFYAWSNGRLHSPNHRVMMTGNEARYSTGLFSMPKAGYIVKAPQELVDEDQYPLLFKPFDHSQFLDFCYTQAGQTALSPLHSYCGL; from the exons atggGAACCGAAACCAGTCTTAGGCTTcccattattaatttttcagtTGAACATGTAGAATTGAAACCGGGTACACCGGAGTGGAACACAGTAAGGAGCCAAGTCCGCAAAGCAGTGGAAGAATTTGGTTGTTTCGAGGCACAGTTTGATAAAATTCCAACAAACATTCGAAAGGCCTTATTTGATGCAGTAcaacagctttttgatcttccTTTACAAACCAAACAACGAAACGTTTCAAAGATGTCGTTTCATGGCTATGTGGGCCAACTCCCAGCTCTGCCTTTGTACGAAAGCATGGGAATTGATGATGCCAATATTCCTGAAAATGTTCAAAATTTTACTAGTGTTTTATGGCCCAATAATGGAAACCCAACTTTTTG TGAAACCATGCAATCTTATTGTGACCAACTATCGGAGTTGGATGGAATAATAAGAAGGATGATTTTGGAGAGTTTGGGAGTTGAGAGATACTTGGAGGAACACATGGACTCCACCAACTACCTCCTTCGATTAATGAAATATAAGGGGCCTCAAACCAAAGAGACCAAGCTGGGTTTGAAGGCTCACACAGATAAAACCATTAGCAGTATTTTGTATCAGAACCAAGTTGAGGGCTTAGAGGTCCAAACCAAACATGGCCAATGGTTTTCTGCCAAACCCTCATCTTCTCACTCTTTCATCGTCATTTTAGGAGATTGTTTTTAC GCATGGTCAAATGGTAGATTACATTCTCCAAATCATAGAGTAATGATGACAGGAAACGAGGCAAGGTACTCCACTGGATTATTTTCGATGCCAAAAGCAGGTTACATAGTCAAAGCCCCACAGGAGCTTGTTGATGAAGACCAATATCCTTTGTTGTTCAAACCCTTTGACCATTCCCAATTCCTTGACTTTTGTTATACCCAGGCTGGTCAAACAGCCCTATCTCCTCTCCACTCCTATTGTGGCCTCTGA
- the LOC115705303 gene encoding deoxypodophyllotoxin synthase, giving the protein MIIPVIDFSVEKLKPGSESWIWASKEVVYGLEEYGCVEIMYEKFPIELHNSIFDAAKQVLNLPEKAKKQRVSDRPGPKSYIVVNNNNHVADNDDHDDDDDDDEAKDVPPFQNIAIDNPTTLQGAQSFTNIMWPQGNHNFCESVMCFSKRLEEIYEIVMRMVFEKYGVDQGDRFESFKNSSFHLLRMVKYKVREKGDSNVALIDHRDSTILSILHQNQINGLQIKTKHGHWIPVLKPNSTSSFIVLAGEGLMAWSNDRVRGCEHRVMLNDLMEMKNKERYSVALFTFINGVVDVPKEFVDDEHPLRYKPFDHFEFNRYYHHIDSPDHPQQPNKSLNPLIRRTIKTFCGI; this is encoded by the exons ATGATAATTCCTGTTATAGATTTCAGTGTGGAAAAGTTGAAACCTGGATCGGAATCATGGATTTGGGCTTCGAAAGAAGTTGTGTATGGATTGGAAGAGTATGGATGTGTGGAAATTATGTACGAAAAGTTTCCAATTGAGCTTCACAATTCTATATTTGATGCAGCCAAACAAGTATTAAATCTTCCCGAAAAAGCAAAAAAACAGAGAGTGAGTGATAGGCCTGGCCCAAAGAGCTATATTGTTGTAAACAATAATAATCATGTTGCAGATAATGATgatcatgatgatgatgatgatgatgatgaagctaAAGATGTTCCACCCTTCCAAAACATCGCAATAGATAATCCAACCACTCTACAAGGAGCTCAATCTTTCACCAACATTATGTGGCCTCAAGGAAATCATAATTTctg TGAAAGTGTGATGTGTTTCTCAAAACGGTTAGAAGAAATATATGAAATAGTGATGAGAATGGTGTTTGAGAAGTATGGTGTGGATCAAGGTGATCGATTCGAGTCGTTTAAGAATTCAAGTTTTCACCTATTACGAATGGTGAAATACAAAGTTCGAGAAAAGGGTGACTCTAACGTTGCATTGATTGATCATAGAGACAGTACCATCTTATCCATTCTTCATCAAAATCAAATCAACGGTCTTCAAATCAAAACAAAACATGGTCATTGGATTCCTGTTCTAAAACCTAATTCCACTTCATCTTTTATAGTCCTTGCAGGAGAAGGACTCATG GCATGGAGCAATGACAGAGTGCGTGGATGCGAGCATCGTGTGATGTTAAATGACTTAATGGAAATGAAGAATAAGGAGAGATATTCAGTTGCACTATTTACATTTATAAATGGAGTGGTTGATGTTCCTAAAGAGTTTGTGGACGATGAACATCCATTACGTTATAAACCATTTGATCATTTCGAATTCAATCGTTACTATCATCATATTGATTCGCCTGATCATCCCCAACAACCCAATAAGAGTCTTAATCCTCTTATTAGGCGTACTATCAAGACTTTTTGTGGTATTTGA